A segment of the Patescibacteria group bacterium genome:
TCTCACCTCCAATCGCTATCCCTTATATATTTCTTCAACATCTCGGAAATTTGCTTTTTAAAAGGTGGTAAATCCTCTTTTATTGTTTTCCATAAAATATCTTCGTCTATGCCAAAATATTCATGTATCGCCTTATTCCTTATCCCGGCAATCTCTTTCCATGGAATTTGAGGGTATTCTCCTCTTAACTCCTTTGGGAAATTTTTGACCGCTTCACCAATAATAGATAGATTCCTAACAACAGCGTCTATCGTTTTCGCATCTTTGGCAAAAGTACCAAAATTTAATCCTTTTGTATAATCCTCAATCTTTTGAATGGAGTCTTTAACATCTTCTATGTAAAGTTTAGCGCCTCTTTTAGACATATACAGTTTCTTTTAAAACATCCGCTTTAATAACTTTTTTTAAAGCTTTTTTGGAAACTAAATCAACTTTTTGGTTCAAGGTTTTTGCTAAAAAATTTTCCAATCCGATGAAATCAAAAAGACCAATAGGAGACACAAACTCCACTAACACATCTACATCGCTTCCCTTTTTTTGTTCACCCCTAACTACGGAACCGAAAATTCCGAGCCTTTTTACATTATATTTTTGTTTTAAAAAAGGAAGCGTACCCCCTATTTTTTTTCTTATCTCTTCTTTATTCATAAGTAAAGTATACCAAATTTAAAGGGAAAAAGAAAAAAAGGCATTCCAAATAGGGATAGACCCAATTTGGGTCTATCCCTAAATTAAAATCCCTAAATTAATCCCTAAATTAACTAGCGCAACCTCGCATACCGTGTTAGGCGATGTACATTTTACGATTAATCAGCTACTTTTTCTTTTTGCTAATGGTTATGTAACTTACTAACGCTACAATAACTCCGAGCAGTAGCCCAACCATTATATCTTCAATACCAAGACTTTGTCCCTTAATCACTCTCCAGCCAATAAAACCAATCGCAACAAGTGGACCAACAATAAATGCTTGTTTTTTTGCCTGTTTTTCTGTATCTTCATTCATTTTTAATCACCACCTTTCTGAAATGTATTTCGCCTAACTCGTTTTTATACAAAGTGTTTCTGCAATTTTTCCATCTATATGTTTTTTATTTTATGAAAAATTAAAGGTTATTGCAATAAGAGCCTTTTTGGAGCGCGGATTAAAATAGGGATAGACCCAATTTGGGTCTATCCCTAATTGAGGATATGGCAGACGAGGGAAAACATTTCGCTTTTAACATCGCCAACATTTGATTTTGTTTTTACATCCGTCTCGTACACTCGTTTTAAGATATTTATAAGCTCCTCTTCCGAAAAGTTTTTGCTTATTTTGCCTATCTTTAGCAAAACATACGGGTGAAGATTTTTGGTAAAAGCGCAGTTTAGTTTAACTCCTAAAATATTTCTAAAATTGGAAGCTAAAATTGTTAAAACAAGTCCCGCGTCGGAATCTTTTACCAAAATTTTGTTAAGGATAACCAAGGCTTTGGGGTTTTTTATATTCAACATATCTACAAGTTCAAAGTTAAGGGTAGAATTTTTTTTATTAAAGGGTTTAACGGTAAAATTTTTATTAGTGCCCGCGTATCTTAAAAGAATATTCGTTTTATTTAAGTTTTCACCTATCCACAAGACCACATTTGAGGAAGTATGCAAATTGTCCAAAAAGGCAAGGTGTTTTGTTTCACATACACTAGGGTATTTTTCAAACTCTATTATTGTAAGCACGCTTTCGGAAAAAAGGGAAGTTGTTGGTACAAGAGTTCCCAGCTCTTTAAAATTAAAGTCTTTTTCTGCGTAAATAAGTTTAGTTTGGGAATTTTTAAACTTGGATTTTATAAATCCAATAAAGTTTCTGCTCTGCGTTAAATCACTGCCATATATAAGATAAACCATTTAGTCTGGGAACAAGAATTTTTGGATAAAACTGTGAATTTGCGAAAAGTCTCCCGTTTTAGGTATTAAAACCGACCGCCCACCGTATAGGGAGCTGTTTTGCGGTGTAAATAAAAGCCCGCCCGAACTTTCATCGTCTTTATTATCTATAACCACCATCTCAATATCTTCTAGATTAAGACCTGTAGAAAGATTGTAAAAGTCATCCACCTCTGAAAGCTCAATATCTGTGGAAACATATTTTTTGTAAATGGTGTAAAGCTCCTTTATTTTGGCGGGGTTGGTGAGGATACCCGTTGAAAGAAGCTTGTTCTTTACCGCAATGATGACATTTTGTTGTCTTCTTGCTCTGGCAAAATCGCCCCCTTCTCCGTTGTACCCGTGTCGAGACCTCGCGTATTTAAGCGCGGTCGCGCCGTCAAAAACTTGCTCGCCTTTCTCAAAATAGACGTGCTCGTAGCGACAAGTATAAGTACCCGCACTATTTCTTTCCTCTTCCGATAACTCGTCTAAATTTAAGCCACAAGTATCTAACTCCTTCCCTTCTATAGGGTAGTTGGGGTCGTCAAGGGCATTTTCTACATTTACGGTTACTCCTCCCAGAGCGTCCACAAATTCTCTAAATCCGTCAAAACCCACAACTATATGGTAATGTACGGGAATTCCGGACACTTCTTCTACCACCTTTTCCACTGTTTCCACTCCGCCATAATAATAGACCTCGTTAATCTTTGAAAACTGACCAGCGCTTATTTTTACCCAAAGGTCTCTTGGTATAGACACAATTTTCACATCGCGCGTTGCTCCCTTTCCAATGGAAACAAGCATTATGGTATCAGTTAAAATTCCGGTTTGCA
Coding sequences within it:
- a CDS encoding DUF86 domain-containing protein, whose amino-acid sequence is MSKRGAKLYIEDVKDSIQKIEDYTKGLNFGTFAKDAKTIDAVVRNLSIIGEAVKNFPKELRGEYPQIPWKEIAGIRNKAIHEYFGIDEDILWKTIKEDLPPFKKQISEMLKKYIRDSDWR
- a CDS encoding nucleotidyltransferase family protein, which translates into the protein MNKEEIRKKIGGTLPFLKQKYNVKRLGIFGSVVRGEQKKGSDVDVLVEFVSPIGLFDFIGLENFLAKTLNQKVDLVSKKALKKVIKADVLKETVYV
- a CDS encoding LCP family protein, giving the protein MRYVDLGAIKKNKKVARKRKTIFVVLITTILLLAGIGISFGKMFKPLSILSQISGGTSIKSADGRVNVLILGLDKRAPQYLQTGILTDTIMLVSIGKGATRDVKIVSIPRDLWVKISAGQFSKINEVYYYGGVETVEKVVEEVSGIPVHYHIVVGFDGFREFVDALGGVTVNVENALDDPNYPIEGKELDTCGLNLDELSEEERNSAGTYTCRYEHVYFEKGEQVFDGATALKYARSRHGYNGEGGDFARARRQQNVIIAVKNKLLSTGILTNPAKIKELYTIYKKYVSTDIELSEVDDFYNLSTGLNLEDIEMVVIDNKDDESSGGLLFTPQNSSLYGGRSVLIPKTGDFSQIHSFIQKFLFPD